In a genomic window of Erigeron canadensis isolate Cc75 chromosome 5, C_canadensis_v1, whole genome shotgun sequence:
- the LOC122602179 gene encoding uncharacterized protein LOC122602179, giving the protein MEEPVRSKRPLEEGDETNPASNKKLKKAENVKKVAEIVLVLATMGKMRGGRKPTPAEVKMMSEAREILAEICKGFSPREIFPTDSFETVIDDLGLNRVKESKLEVKIENLSIAQRIEFTKLKMEKSEVFSEPHGTPSQANAPVSAGNFQHPSAGVRASPIPNSRTLPYQLPASEIRSGGSGVLSGRHSTASSNERAGRPQLKSDQRSNANSNVDNKVSNTPTRSIQSGLNKGPAHLTNINHHMQHRINSVQSSAIDTHNEIGKLVKKILLAQMTQHHTWTPPSRDYMNKALTCQTCKNMIKEIDTALICDACERGYHTRCLQCNIKELLGDEWREWHCAKCLAISNGKPIPPKYGRVMRNISTPKVPSSTAGVQPPVEKKMQSSNENFNQRLMTANGSSGSQNVTSESMTANGSSGSQNVSSESMKNSIRLTDTEINGAPESATGKFPSEKCQSNLAEQACESKPIKASESHKSAKSKDEEGVKLSHNGLKSECNTKGEIKEDEEVERGNLVKASESCTAVRENELSSSSMHNVEWVGDRLNEVDGKMYYRSCSINGTTYQLQDYVLFSSDGNSIMPNKLQGMWEDNSTNKKWVTVTRCFFPDDLPKGIGRPCAPESNEVYESNHETTLAAGLIHGPCEVLPPRKFFEVKQTCSPTAAIDKPKPLYLCKWFYDEKKQLFRDVTC; this is encoded by the exons ATGGAAGAACCGGTTCGATCAAAGAGACCGTTGGAAGAAGGCGATGAAACGAATCCGGCGAGTAACAAGAAGTTGAAGAAGGCGGAGAATGTGAAGAAAGTGGCGGAGATAGTGTTAGTGTTAGCTACTATGGGGAAAATGAGAGGCGGTAGGAAACCGACGCCGGCGGAAGTTAAGATGATGAGTGAAGCTAGGGAAATTTTAGCTGAAATTTGTAAAGGATTTAGTCCGAGAGAGATTTTTCCGACGGATTCTTTTGAGACGGTTATTGATGATTTAGGGCTTAATAGAGTTAAGGAGAGTAAATTAGAGGTCAAGATTGAGAATTTATCGATTGCTCAAAGAATAGAGTTTACTAAGCTAAAG ATGGAGAAATCTGAGGTGTTTTCTGAACCCCATGGTACACCATCACAAGCTAATGCACCCGTATCGGCGGGAAACTTCCAGCATCCTTCAGCAGGGGTCCGTGCTTCCCCGATTCCGAATTCGAGAACTTTACCATATCAATTGCCTGCAAGTGAAATAAGGTCTGGGGGGTCTGGTGTCTTGTCTGGAAGGCATTCTACTGCTTCATCTAATGAACGGGCTGGGAGACCACAACTCAAATCTGATCAAAGATCAAATG CAAATTCGAATGTAGATAATAAAGTATCAAATACTCCGACACGGTCTATACAATCTGGATTAAATAAGGGCCCTGCTCATTTGACGAACATAAATCATCATATGCAACACCGCATAAACTCTGTTCAATCCTCTGCTATTGACACCCACAATGAAATTGGTAAACTTGTTAAGAAAATATTACTGGCGCAGATGACACAGCATCATACGTGGACTCCTCCTTCAAGGGACTACATGAATAAGGCTTTAACTTGTCAAACGTGTAAGAATATGATAAAGGAGATCGATACTGCACTAATTTGTGATGCTTGTGAAAGAGGGTATCACACGAGATGTTTGCAATGTAATATAAAAGAACTACTTGGAGATGAGTGGCGTGAATGGCATTGTGCAAAGTGTTTGGCAATCAGCAATGGAAAACCTATACCTCCTAAGTATGGTCGTGTAATGAGAAACATAAGCACACCAAAAGTGCCATCCAGCACTGCAGGAGTTCAACCACCTGTAGAGAAAAAGATGCAATCATCTAATGAGAATTTTAATCAACGCCTAATGACTGCAAATGGCAGCTCTGGTTCCCAAAATGTTACTAGTGAATCCATGACTGCAAATGGCAGCTCtggttcacaaaatgtttcTAGTGAATCCATGAAAAACAGCATTAGATTAACAGATACAGAAATTAATGGGGCACCTGAAAGTGCTACTGGAAAATTCCCTTCAGAAAAATGTCAAAGTAATTTAGCTGAACAAGCTTGCGAGAGCAAGCCGATTAAGGCATCAGAATCACATAAGTCCGCGAAGTCCAAGGATGAGGAAGGGGTTAAGTTATCTCATAACGGATTAAAATCAGAATGCAACACAAAAGGTGAAATCAAGGAGGACGAGGAAGTCGAAAGGGGTAATCTTGTCAAAGCAAGTGAAAGCTGTACTGCAGTTCGTGAGAACGAACTTTCTTCGAGTAGTATGCATAATGTTGAATGGGTGGGAGATAGGCTAAATGAGGTTGATGGGAAAATGTATTACCGTTCCTGCTCCATCAATGGAACTACGTATCAATTGCAAGATTATGTTTTATTCAGCTCTGATGGCAACAGCATTATGCCTAATAAACTACAG GGTATGTGGGAAGATAATTCGACAAATAAAAAGTGGGTTACTGTGACTCGCTGCTTCTTTCCTGATGATTTGCCTAAGGGTATCGGCCGCCCGTGTGCTCCAGAAAGCAATGAG GTATATGAATCCAACCATGAAACAACATTGGCAGCTGGCTTGATACATGGTCCATGTGAAGTTCTTCCCCCACGCAAGTTTTTCGAGGTGAAGCAAACCTGTTCACCGACAGCAGCAATTGACAAGCCAAAACCACTTTATCTTTGCAA ATGGTTTTATGATGAGAAAAAACAACTGTTTCGAGATGTTACCTGTTAG
- the LOC122599625 gene encoding serine/threonine-protein phosphatase PP-X isozyme 2-like, translating into MSDLDRQIEQLKNCEPLSEAEVKSLCLKAMEILVEESNVQRVDAPVTICGDIHGQFYDMKELFKVGGDCPKTSYLFLGDFVDRGFYSVETFLLLLALKVRYPDRITLIRGNHESRQITQVYGFYDECLRKYGSVNVWRYCTDIFDYLSLSALIENKIFSVHGGLSPAVHTLDQIRTIDRKQEVPHEGAMCDLLWSDPEDIVDSWGLSPRGAGFLFGGSVVTSFNHTNNIDYICRAHQLVMEGYKWMFNNQIVTVWSAPNYCYRCGNVAAILEIDENLDKRFRVFEAAPQESRASPAKKPAPDYFL; encoded by the exons ATGTCAGACCTAGACCGGCAAATTGAGCAGCTCAAGAACTGCGAACCGCTTTCGGAAGCTGAAGTCAAGTCTCTTTGCTTAAAAGCAATGGAAATCCTTGTCGAAGAAAGCAATGTTCAGCGTGTCGATGCTCCCGTCACC ATATGTGGCGATATCCATGGGCAGTTTTATGACATGAAAGAGCTTTTTAAAGTAGGCGGTGATTGCCCAAAAACTAGCTATTTGTTTCTTGGGGACTTTGTGGACAGAGGGTTTTACTCAGTGGAGACATTTTTGCTATTGCTTGCCTTAAAG GTGAGGTATCCAGATCGGATTACACTAATTAGAGGCAACCATGAGAGCAGACAGATTACACAG GTGTATGGATTTTATGACGAGTGCCTAAGGAAGTATGGTTCTGTAAATGTTTGGAGATACTGCACCGATATATTTGATTACTTAAG TTTATCTGCTCTCATTGAGaacaaaatattttcagttCATGGTGGTTTATCTCCTGCTGTCCACACATTAGACCAG ATCCGGACTATTGACCGGAAGCAAGAAGTACCCCATGAAGGTGCCATGTGTGATCTTCTATGGTCAGACCCTGAGGATATTGTGGATAGCTGGGGATTGAGTCCACGTGGTGCTGGTTTCTTGTTTGGTGGTAGTGTTGTCACCTCTTTTAACCACACAAACAACATTGATTACATTTGTCGAGCTCACCAGTTGGTAATGGAAGGTTATAAGTGGATGTTCAATAACCAGATAGTTACCGTCTGGTCGGCTCCAAATTACTGTTACCG GTGTGGCAATGTAGCTGCGATTCTTGAGATAGATGAGAACCTCGACAAACGGTTTCGTGTATTTGAAGCGGCCCCACAG GAATCAAGAGCGTCTCCTGCTAAAAAACCAGCTCCAGATTACTTTTTGTGA
- the LOC122600847 gene encoding syntaxin-52-like, producing MASSSDPWTREYNEASKLADDITGMISERASFSGTEAQRHSSAIRRKITILGTRLDSLQSLLTKLPAKQPLTEKEMNRRKDMLGNLRTKVTQMATTLNMSNFANRDSLLGPDIKPADAMSRIAGLDNSGVVVLQRQVMREQDEGLEKLEETVISTKHIALAVNEELDLQTRLIDDLDEHVEVTDSRLKRVQKNLAVLNKRTKGGCSCLCMLMSVIGIAVLVIALWMIIKYL from the exons ATGGCGTCTTCATCGGATCCGTGGACTAGGGAATATAATGAGGCTTCTAAACTTGCTGATGACATAACCGGAATGATATCGGAAAGGGCTTCGTTTTCCGGAACGGAAGCGCAGCGGCATTCTTCCGCTATTCGTAGGAAGATTACGATACTAGGAACTAGACTTGATAGCTTACAGTCTCTGCTTACTAAGCTTCCTGCTAAACAGCCGTT GACGGAGAAAGAAATGAACCGACGCAAGGATATGCTTGGAAATTTGAGAACAAAGGTAACACAGATGGCCACCACATTGAACATGTCAAACTTTGCTAATAGGGATAGCTTGCTTGGGCCAGACATTAAGCCAGCTGATGCCATGAGCAGAATAGCTGGTTTGGACAACTCTGGTGTTGTTGTCCTTCAGAGACAAGTTATGAGAG AACAAGACGAAGGCTTAGAGAAACTGGAGGAAACAGTGATTAGTACCAAACATATTGCTTTGGCAGTCAATGAAGAACTTGACCTGCAAACTAGACTCATT GATGACCTTGATGAACATGTAGAAGTTACAGATTCTCGACTTAAG AGAGTGCAGAAGAACCTAGCTGTTCTCAACAAACGAACCAAGGGTGGTTGCTCCTGCTTGTGCATGCTAATGTCTGTGATTGGAATTGCTGTCCTAGTTATTGCTCTATGGATGATAATAAAGTACTTATGA